The Glycine soja cultivar W05 chromosome 8, ASM419377v2, whole genome shotgun sequence genome has a window encoding:
- the LOC114424750 gene encoding L-type lectin-domain containing receptor kinase IX.1-like, whose amino-acid sequence MAWWRNSLQNPTLLFCYATRTIFILQIIPLANSLSFDYPNFKNGDVKWEGDASILKGAIQVTSNTMDQNNNYSVGRVTSYKKMLLWDMNTGKLADFTTKFSFVVFSGKSYYGDGMAFFLADPNLPLLKNIREGGGLGLVDGKQVLNSTQPFVAVEFDTFHNKWDPQGGTHVGLNFNSMRSNITKQWLTDIQIWNVYNCSIEYNSSTLNLSVSFTTYNNVSKPVEEYISYKVDLRDYLPGKVILGFSAATGKLYEVHTLRSWSFNSSLQSDENTNEIKPVAAPPTSNPASENEHKIGLWVGIGIGVGLVLGLLGLICALLWKRSRDKKGELVFDLNMADEFPKGTGPKSFCYNELVSATNKFAEKLGQGGFGGVYKGYLKDLKSYVAIKRISKESRQGMKEYVTEVKVISQLRHRNLVQLIGWCHRKNDFLLIYEFMPNGSLDSHLYGVKSFLTWTVRYNIALGLASALLYLQEEWEQCVIHRDIKSSNIMLDSCFNAKLGDFGLARLVDHEKGSQTTRIAGTRGYIAPEYFTSGKATKESDIYSFGVVLLEIASGRKPVELEAEEGQITVVEWVWKLYGLGRFLEAADPKLCGEFDENQMERLVIVGLWCVHPDYSFRPSIRQVIQVLKFESALPILPEMMPVPTYLPPTIKALFSSVSSSFWGRS is encoded by the coding sequence ATGGCTTGGTGGCGCAATAGTCTTCAAAATCCAACTCTTCTTTTCTGTTATGCAACAAGAACCATTTTCATCCTCCAAATAATCCCTCTTGCAAACTCACTATCATTTGATTACCCGAACTTTAAGAATGGTGATGTAAAATGGGAAGGTGATGCTTCTATTCTAAAAGGAGCCATCCAAGTCACATCCAACACCATGGACCAAAATAACAATTACAGTGTTGGGAGAGTCACAAGTTATAAGAAAATGCTCCTCTGGGATATGAACACTGGAAAGCTTGCTGATTTCACTACTAAATTTTCCTTTGTTGTTTTTTCAGGGAAGAGTTACTATGGAGATGGAATGgcatttttccttgctgatcCTAATCTCCCACTTCTGAAGAATATTAGAGAAGGAGGTGGTCTTGGCCTTGTGGATGGCAAACAAGTGCTGAATTCAACTCAACCATTTGTAGCAGTGGAGTTTGACACCTTCCACAATAAATGGGACCCTCAAGGTGGCACTCATGTAGGTCTGAATTTCAACTCTATGAGGTCTAACATAACTAAGCAATGGTTGACAGATATTCAAATATGGAATGTTTATAATTGCAGCATTGAGTACAACTCAAGCACTCTTAATTTGAGCGTTTCGTTCACTACGTACAATAATGTTAGTAAACCAGTTGAGGAATACATATCTTACAAGGTTGATTTGAGAGATTACTTGCCGGGGAAGGTTATTCTTGGTTTCTCAGCCGCAACTGGAAAATTGTATGAGGTGCATACACTGAGATCATGGTCATTTAATTCAAGTCTACAGAGTGATGAGAACACAAATGAGATAAAACCAGTAGCAGCACCACCAACTTCAAATCCTGCTTCTGAAAATGAACACAAGATAGGATTGTGGGTGGGGATTGGAATTGGTGTAGGCTTGGTTCTGGGTCTTTTAGGGCTGATTTGTGCTTTATTGTGGAAAAGGAGTAGAGATAAAAAAGGAGAGTTAGTTTTTGATCTCAATATGGCTGACGAATTCCCAAAGGGCACTGGACCTAAGAGCTTTTGCTATAATGAGCTAGTAAGTGCTACAAACAAATTTGCAGAGAAGCTGGGGCAAGGAGGTTTTGGTGGTGTGTATAAAGGTTACTTGAAAGACTTAAAGTCCTATGTTGCTATCAAGAGGATATCAAAAGAGTCTAGACAGGGAATGAAGGAATATGTGACTGAAGTGAAGGTCATAAGCCAATTGAGACATAGAAATTTAGTACAACTCATTGGTTGGTGTCATAGGAAGAATGACTTTCTCCTCATATATGAGTTCATGCCAAATGGAAGCTTAGATTCTCATCTATACGGTGTGAAAAGCTTCTTAACATGGACAGTGAGGTATAACATAGCTTTGGGCTTGGCTTCAGCATTGCTTTACCTACAAGAAGAGTGGGAGCAGTGTGTGATTCACAGGGATATTAAATCAAGCAACATTATGTTGGATTCATGTTTCAATGCTAAACTTGGTGATTTTGGTTTGGCTAGGCTGGTGGATCATGAGAAAGGGTCGCAAACCACGCGTATAGCCGGGACGAGGGGCTATATTGCGCCTGAATATTTCACTTCAGGAAAGGCTACTAAGGAATCTGATATATACAGCTTTGGGGTTGTGTTATTGGAGATAGCCAGTGGAAGAAAACCTGTTGAACTAGAAGCTGAGGAGGGTCAAATAACTGTAGTTGAGTGGGTTTGGAAGCTCTATGGATTGGGAAGGTTCCTTGAAGCAGCTGACCCTAAGTTATGTGGAGAATTTGATGAAAACCAAATGGAACGTTTAGTGATTGTTGGCCTTTGGTGTGTTCATCCAGATTATTCATTCAGACCATCTATAAGGCAAGTGATTCAGGTGCTTAAATTTGAGTCTGCTTTACCTATTCTCCCTGAAATGATGCCTGTGCCAACCTACCTTCCTCCAACAATAAAAGcacttttttcttctgtttCATCTTCCTTTTGGGGTAGAAGTTAG
- the LOC114424752 gene encoding anti-H(O) lectin 1-like: MVSAAPKAMVVPLSNLNFPYHHFLVMLLSIFFLLIIPYASALSFNFTSFDPNDKSIIYEGSANPVAPTIQLTRNQMDKNMIGSIGRATYCQPMHLWDKATGNLTDFTIHFSFVIDSRNRSKYGDGMAFFLAPAGLKIPNATKGGSLGLTLDNQRLNSTDNPFVAVEFDIYKNPYDPPGEHVGIDINSLRSVANVTWLADIKEVKLNEAWISYNSSSLNLSVVLNVFNNDTDHTIQQQYLSAKVDRRLYLPELVTFGFSAATGNATAIHSVNSWILAQLWQHKKT, encoded by the coding sequence ATGGTCTCAGCAGCACCAAAAGCAATGGTTGTCCCGTTATCCAATCTTAATTTCCCCTATCATCACTTCTTAGTGATGTTGTTATCCATTTTCTTCCTCTTGATTATCCCATATGCTTCCGCTTTGTCCTTTAACTTCACTAGTTTTGATCCTAATGACAAGAGCATAATATATGAAGGATCAGCAAACCCTGTAGCACCAACTATCCAACTCACAAGAAACCAAATGGACAAAAACATGATTGGAAGCATAGGTAGAGCCACATATTGCCAACCTATGCACCTGTGGGACAAAGCCACAGGGAATCTGACAGATTTCACTATCCATTTCTCCTTCGTCATAGATTCACGTAACCGAAGTAAATATGGAGATGGGATGGCATTCTTCCTTGCCCCTGCTGGTTTAAAGATTCCTAATGCCACTAAAGGAGGTTCTTTGGGTCTGACACTTGATAACCAACGATTAAACTCCACTGACAATCCATTTGTTGCTGTGGAGTTTGATATCTATAAGAATCCCTATGATCCACCCGGTGAACATGTTGGAATCGACATCAACTCTTTGAGATCTGTTGCTAATGTAACATGGTTGGCTGATATCAAGGAAGTAAAACTCAACGAGGCTTGGATCAGTTACAACTCTAGTTCGTTAAATTTGAGTGTTGTGCTCAATGTTTTTAACAATGATACTGATCATACCATTCAGCAGCAATATCTATCTGCCAAAGTTGATCGGAGACTTTATTTACCAGAATTGGTTACTTTTGGCTTCTCAGCTGCCACGGGAAATGCAACTGCTATACATAGTGTCAATTCATGGATTTTAGCTCAGCTTTGGCAGCACAAGAAAACATAA